A genomic window from Pseudonocardia broussonetiae includes:
- a CDS encoding NUDIX hydrolase, producing the protein MTPEPAVPRPAATVLLLRDTPGERPLQVFLQRRVAGMAFAGGMTVFPGGGVDQADVPDPELWAGPLPEWWGERFAAEPVAAGRLVHAAVRETFEECGVLLAARSDGTTPDPMVLAEARADLVARRRTLPQVLVESGLVLRADLLDAWSRWITPEESPRRYDTAFFVAAVPHGQEADAHTTEAVEAAWWYPAEALDRWRAGEMELMAPTFRTLQEIAEFPDTASVMAAAAARTVRPVIPKVKREGDEVVVVLPGDEGFEVAAGHLRPGDLR; encoded by the coding sequence GTGACCCCCGAACCAGCGGTGCCCCGACCCGCCGCCACCGTGCTGCTCCTGCGCGACACCCCCGGCGAGCGGCCGCTGCAGGTGTTCCTGCAGCGGCGGGTGGCCGGGATGGCGTTCGCCGGCGGCATGACGGTGTTCCCGGGCGGCGGCGTCGACCAGGCCGACGTGCCCGATCCCGAGCTGTGGGCCGGACCGCTGCCGGAGTGGTGGGGCGAGCGCTTCGCGGCCGAGCCCGTGGCGGCGGGGCGGCTCGTGCACGCCGCGGTGCGGGAGACGTTCGAGGAGTGCGGCGTGCTGCTGGCCGCCCGCTCCGACGGGACCACGCCCGACCCGATGGTGCTCGCCGAGGCCCGCGCCGACCTGGTCGCCCGGCGCCGGACGCTGCCCCAGGTCCTCGTCGAGAGCGGGCTCGTCCTGCGCGCCGACCTGCTCGACGCGTGGTCGCGCTGGATCACCCCGGAGGAGTCGCCGCGGCGCTACGACACCGCGTTCTTCGTCGCCGCGGTGCCGCACGGGCAGGAGGCCGACGCGCACACGACCGAGGCCGTCGAGGCGGCCTGGTGGTACCCCGCCGAGGCGCTCGACCGCTGGCGCGCGGGCGAGATGGAGCTGATGGCGCCGACGTTCCGCACGCTGCAGGAGATCGCCGAGTTCCCCGACACCGCGTCGGTGATGGCGGCGGCCGCGGCGCGGACGGTGCGGCCGGTGATCCCGAAGGTCAAGCGCGAGGGCGACGAGGTCGTCGTGGTGCTGCCCGGCGACGAGGGCTTCGAGGTCGCGGCCGGGCACCTGCGTCCGGGGGACCTCCGATGA